Proteins from a genomic interval of Nasonia vitripennis strain AsymCx chromosome 3, Nvit_psr_1.1, whole genome shotgun sequence:
- the LOC100122294 gene encoding ribosomal protein S6 kinase alpha-5 isoform X3 encodes MSSSSSSSSSNISRNRGHQAETAMQPPPPRAAQTSSSNGGDGTSVTHVLTYVNLADSGGQRVDMTHFDLLKVLGTGAYGKVFLVRKRIGVDVGQLYAMKVLKKATIVQKKKMTEHTKTERQVLEAVRDSPFLVTLHYAFQTDAKLHLILDYVSGGELFTHLYQRDKFTEDEVRIYVGEIILALEQLHKLGIIYRDIKLENILLDREGHIILTDFGLSKEFLPHERDSNPRTYSFCGTIEYMAPEVVRGGSAGHNVAVDWWSVGVLTYELLTGSSPFTVEGEKNTQSEISRRILKMDPPMPTFLSPTVRDFIARLLTKDPRVRLGGGPRDAKELKEHDFFRIAPPPFNWSALERREVPPPFVPRITHELDTSNFSEEFTKMVAEDSPAVVPPNYDKVFRGYSYVAPSVIFSDNVVSNGLLASRPASPEQPRTDAFATRFEDSTFFQQYELDIHEEPLGDGSFSVCRRCRHRQTGQEFAVKILSRRVDCGHEASLLRSCQGHPNIVKLIEVHQDRAHNYIVMELLSGGELLTRSRTAPFSEQQASAIMRQLGSALRFMHSRGVLHRDIKPENLVFAHSGPDAPIKLVDFGFACMKRSCEPLHTPCFTLPYAAPEVLANLDYDESCDIWSLGAVLYSMLSDRPPFRTGSPDLASRISSGEVDFDSEDMRTKISSLGRQLLKGLLAPEPSQRLTASAFVNHPWVQQDSTAGPDITIIETVYNYAPSSQQERVEGFRLKEVDGAKLAQRRKMHKRSSSVSSSASTTSSSMSVQVLRPPSSTATTNTNTSRNSSSPTQRSAFDFGEDKVNEYLSGLSSSSDSNSSPRMATVRPARSDQMDDDNRRTKKRKKEEPQVTCKSGMNSGNSADGPVTRSKKRKLEQTTSSSDSSFDNTEAVRYSRREGNVHRKQKAGKRPKRLDTIIVE; translated from the exons TTAATCTAGCCGATAGCGGAGGCCAAAGAGTTGACATGACGCATTTCGACCTACTTAAAGTCCTTGGAACCGGAG CTTACGGCAAAGTGTTCCTGGTGCGCAAGCGAATAGGCGTGGACGTTGGTCAACTCTACGCCATGAAGGTCCTGAAGAAGGCGACCATCGTCCAGAAGAAAAAGATGACCGAGCACACGAAGACCGAGAGGCAAGTCCTCGAGGCGGTTCGCGACAGTCCTTTCCTGGTCACGCTGCACTACGCCTTCCAAACGGACGCCAAGCTGCACTTGATTTTAG ATTACGTCAGCGGCGGCGAGCTGTTCACACACCTGTACCAGCGGGACAAGTTCACGGAGGACGAGGTGCGCATCTACGTCGGCGAGATAATCCTCGCCCTCGAGCAGCTGCACAAG CTGGGTATAATCTACCGAGATATAAAGCTGGAGAACATCCTGCTGGACCGAGAGGGTCACATCATCCTGACGGACTTTGGCCTGAGCAAGGAGTTCCTGCCACACGAGAGAGACAGCAACCCCAGGACCTACTCGTTCTGCGGCACCATCGAGTACATGGCCCCCGAGGTCGTTCGCGGTGGATCTGCCGGACACAATGTC GCTGTTGATTGGTGGAGCGTTGGCGTCCTGACCTATGAGCTCCTCACCGGCTCCTCTCCCTTCACCGTTGAGGGCGAGAAGAACACGCAATCGGAGATCTCCAGACGCATCCTCAAAATGGACCCACCTATGCCAACGTTTCTCAGCCCGACCGTGCGTGACTTCATCGCTCGCCTGCTGACAAAGGATCCACGCGTGCGACTAGGCGGTGGACCCCGTGACGCCAAAGAACTCAAGGAGCACGACTTCTTCCGCATAGCCCCACCGCCGTTCAACTGGTCCGCGCTCGAACGCCGCGAGGTGCCGCCTCCCTTCGTGCCGCGCATCACCCACGAGCTCGACACCAGCAACTTCTCCGAGGAGTTCACCAAGATGGTCGCTGAAGACAGCCCAGCCGTCGTCCCACCAAACTACGACAAGGTCTTCCGCGGCTACTCCTACGTCGCGCCATCCGTCATCTTCAGCGACAACGTCGTCTCCAACGGGCTTCTCGCCTCGCGTCCGGCTTCCCCCGAGCAGCCGCGTACCGACGCTTTCGCCACTCGCTTCGAGGATTCCACCTTCTTCCAACAATATGAGCTCGACATTCACGAGGAACCCCTCGGCGACGGTAGCTTCTCCGTCTGCCGTCGCTGCCGGCATCGCCAGACCGGCCAAGAGTTCGCTGTCAAGATCCTATCGCGGCGCGTCGACTGTGGCCACGAGGCCAGCCTCCTCCGCTCCTGCCAGGGCCACCCGAACATCGTCAAGCTCATCGAGGTGCACCAGGACCGAGCACACAACTACATCGTCATGGAGCTGCTCTCGGGCGGCGAACTCCTGACCCGCTCGCGCACCGCGCCATTCAGCGAGCAGCAAGCCAGTGCGATCATGCGCCAACTCGGCTCGGCCTTGCGATTCATGCACTCGCGCGGCGTTCTGCACCGCGATATCAAACCCGAGAACCTGGTCTTTGCACACTCGGGTCCGGACGCGCCCATCAAGCTCGTCGACTTCGGCTTCGCTTGCATGAAGCGCTCCTGCGAGCCGCTGCACACTCCTTGCTTCACCCTGCCCTACGCAGCGCCCGAAGTCCTCGCTAACCTGGACTACGACGAGAGCTGCGACATCTGGAGCCTCGGCGCCGTCCTTTACTCAATGCTTTCGGACAGGCCGCCCTTCCGCACCGGCAGTCCCGATCTCGCTTCGCGCATCTCTTCCGGCGAGGTTGATTTCGACAGTGAAGACATGCGGACCAAGATCTCCAGCCTCGGCAGACAACTTCTCAAAGGACTGCTCGCTCCAGAGCCCAGCCAGAGACTCACCGCCTCGGCTTTCGTCAACCACCCGTGGGTTCAACAAGACAGCACTGCCGGGCCCGACATCACTATCATCGAGACCGTCTACAACTACGCTCCAAG CAGCCAACAAGAGCGAGTCGAGGGATTCCGATTGAAGGAGGTGGACGGCGCCAAGCTCGCGCAGCGTCGCAAGATGCACAAGCGCTCCAGCTCCGTCTCGTCCTCGGCGTCCACGACCTCGTCCAGTATGTCAGTGCAGGTACTGCGCCCGCCCAGCAGTACTGCAACAACCAACACCAATACATCGCGCAACTCCAGTTCACCGACTCAGCGGTCGGCCTTCGACTTTGGCGAGGACAAGGTCAACGAGTACCTGTCCGGCCTATCCTCTTCCTCGGACTCCAACTCTTCACCAAGAATGGCGACTGTCCGACCCGCGAGGAGTGACCAAATGG ATGACGACAATAGGAGAACCAAAAAGCGGAAAAAGGAGGAACCGCAGGTCACTTGCAAGTCTGGCATGAACAGTGGCAATAGTGCAGATGGTCCAGTCACCAGATCGAAAAAGAGGAAGCTGGAACAAACGACGAGCAGTTCCGATAGTTCCTTCGACAATACGGAAGCGGTGCGATATTCCAGACGCGAGGGGAACGTACATAGGAAACAGAAAGCCGGAAAGCGGCCCAAACGCCTTGACACCATTATCGTTGAATAA
- the LOC100122294 gene encoding ribosomal protein S6 kinase alpha-4 isoform X1, giving the protein MTLVAEHPSDIGSSVEVEEENGRLPTKNSEHESGYFEDGSDLEERRRTAKQSAESSGWSSSSCSRSCGLTKAINELEVRDSPASPDPEDDEVYRTLERRNETRPKVNLADSGGQRVDMTHFDLLKVLGTGAYGKVFLVRKRIGVDVGQLYAMKVLKKATIVQKKKMTEHTKTERQVLEAVRDSPFLVTLHYAFQTDAKLHLILDYVSGGELFTHLYQRDKFTEDEVRIYVGEIILALEQLHKLGIIYRDIKLENILLDREGHIILTDFGLSKEFLPHERDSNPRTYSFCGTIEYMAPEVVRGGSAGHNVAVDWWSVGVLTYELLTGSSPFTVEGEKNTQSEISRRILKMDPPMPTFLSPTVRDFIARLLTKDPRVRLGGGPRDAKELKEHDFFRIAPPPFNWSALERREVPPPFVPRITHELDTSNFSEEFTKMVAEDSPAVVPPNYDKVFRGYSYVAPSVIFSDNVVSNGLLASRPASPEQPRTDAFATRFEDSTFFQQYELDIHEEPLGDGSFSVCRRCRHRQTGQEFAVKILSRRVDCGHEASLLRSCQGHPNIVKLIEVHQDRAHNYIVMELLSGGELLTRSRTAPFSEQQASAIMRQLGSALRFMHSRGVLHRDIKPENLVFAHSGPDAPIKLVDFGFACMKRSCEPLHTPCFTLPYAAPEVLANLDYDESCDIWSLGAVLYSMLSDRPPFRTGSPDLASRISSGEVDFDSEDMRTKISSLGRQLLKGLLAPEPSQRLTASAFVNHPWVQQDSTAGPDITIIETVYNYAPSSQQERVEGFRLKEVDGAKLAQRRKMHKRSSSVSSSASTTSSSMSVQVLRPPSSTATTNTNTSRNSSSPTQRSAFDFGEDKVNEYLSGLSSSSDSNSSPRMATVRPARSDQMDDDNRRTKKRKKEEPQVTCKSGMNSGNSADGPVTRSKKRKLEQTTSSSDSSFDNTEAVRYSRREGNVHRKQKAGKRPKRLDTIIVE; this is encoded by the exons CCGGATCCAGAAGACGACGAGGTGTACAGGACTCTCGAGAGACGCAACGAGACACGTCCAAAAG TTAATCTAGCCGATAGCGGAGGCCAAAGAGTTGACATGACGCATTTCGACCTACTTAAAGTCCTTGGAACCGGAG CTTACGGCAAAGTGTTCCTGGTGCGCAAGCGAATAGGCGTGGACGTTGGTCAACTCTACGCCATGAAGGTCCTGAAGAAGGCGACCATCGTCCAGAAGAAAAAGATGACCGAGCACACGAAGACCGAGAGGCAAGTCCTCGAGGCGGTTCGCGACAGTCCTTTCCTGGTCACGCTGCACTACGCCTTCCAAACGGACGCCAAGCTGCACTTGATTTTAG ATTACGTCAGCGGCGGCGAGCTGTTCACACACCTGTACCAGCGGGACAAGTTCACGGAGGACGAGGTGCGCATCTACGTCGGCGAGATAATCCTCGCCCTCGAGCAGCTGCACAAG CTGGGTATAATCTACCGAGATATAAAGCTGGAGAACATCCTGCTGGACCGAGAGGGTCACATCATCCTGACGGACTTTGGCCTGAGCAAGGAGTTCCTGCCACACGAGAGAGACAGCAACCCCAGGACCTACTCGTTCTGCGGCACCATCGAGTACATGGCCCCCGAGGTCGTTCGCGGTGGATCTGCCGGACACAATGTC GCTGTTGATTGGTGGAGCGTTGGCGTCCTGACCTATGAGCTCCTCACCGGCTCCTCTCCCTTCACCGTTGAGGGCGAGAAGAACACGCAATCGGAGATCTCCAGACGCATCCTCAAAATGGACCCACCTATGCCAACGTTTCTCAGCCCGACCGTGCGTGACTTCATCGCTCGCCTGCTGACAAAGGATCCACGCGTGCGACTAGGCGGTGGACCCCGTGACGCCAAAGAACTCAAGGAGCACGACTTCTTCCGCATAGCCCCACCGCCGTTCAACTGGTCCGCGCTCGAACGCCGCGAGGTGCCGCCTCCCTTCGTGCCGCGCATCACCCACGAGCTCGACACCAGCAACTTCTCCGAGGAGTTCACCAAGATGGTCGCTGAAGACAGCCCAGCCGTCGTCCCACCAAACTACGACAAGGTCTTCCGCGGCTACTCCTACGTCGCGCCATCCGTCATCTTCAGCGACAACGTCGTCTCCAACGGGCTTCTCGCCTCGCGTCCGGCTTCCCCCGAGCAGCCGCGTACCGACGCTTTCGCCACTCGCTTCGAGGATTCCACCTTCTTCCAACAATATGAGCTCGACATTCACGAGGAACCCCTCGGCGACGGTAGCTTCTCCGTCTGCCGTCGCTGCCGGCATCGCCAGACCGGCCAAGAGTTCGCTGTCAAGATCCTATCGCGGCGCGTCGACTGTGGCCACGAGGCCAGCCTCCTCCGCTCCTGCCAGGGCCACCCGAACATCGTCAAGCTCATCGAGGTGCACCAGGACCGAGCACACAACTACATCGTCATGGAGCTGCTCTCGGGCGGCGAACTCCTGACCCGCTCGCGCACCGCGCCATTCAGCGAGCAGCAAGCCAGTGCGATCATGCGCCAACTCGGCTCGGCCTTGCGATTCATGCACTCGCGCGGCGTTCTGCACCGCGATATCAAACCCGAGAACCTGGTCTTTGCACACTCGGGTCCGGACGCGCCCATCAAGCTCGTCGACTTCGGCTTCGCTTGCATGAAGCGCTCCTGCGAGCCGCTGCACACTCCTTGCTTCACCCTGCCCTACGCAGCGCCCGAAGTCCTCGCTAACCTGGACTACGACGAGAGCTGCGACATCTGGAGCCTCGGCGCCGTCCTTTACTCAATGCTTTCGGACAGGCCGCCCTTCCGCACCGGCAGTCCCGATCTCGCTTCGCGCATCTCTTCCGGCGAGGTTGATTTCGACAGTGAAGACATGCGGACCAAGATCTCCAGCCTCGGCAGACAACTTCTCAAAGGACTGCTCGCTCCAGAGCCCAGCCAGAGACTCACCGCCTCGGCTTTCGTCAACCACCCGTGGGTTCAACAAGACAGCACTGCCGGGCCCGACATCACTATCATCGAGACCGTCTACAACTACGCTCCAAG CAGCCAACAAGAGCGAGTCGAGGGATTCCGATTGAAGGAGGTGGACGGCGCCAAGCTCGCGCAGCGTCGCAAGATGCACAAGCGCTCCAGCTCCGTCTCGTCCTCGGCGTCCACGACCTCGTCCAGTATGTCAGTGCAGGTACTGCGCCCGCCCAGCAGTACTGCAACAACCAACACCAATACATCGCGCAACTCCAGTTCACCGACTCAGCGGTCGGCCTTCGACTTTGGCGAGGACAAGGTCAACGAGTACCTGTCCGGCCTATCCTCTTCCTCGGACTCCAACTCTTCACCAAGAATGGCGACTGTCCGACCCGCGAGGAGTGACCAAATGG ATGACGACAATAGGAGAACCAAAAAGCGGAAAAAGGAGGAACCGCAGGTCACTTGCAAGTCTGGCATGAACAGTGGCAATAGTGCAGATGGTCCAGTCACCAGATCGAAAAAGAGGAAGCTGGAACAAACGACGAGCAGTTCCGATAGTTCCTTCGACAATACGGAAGCGGTGCGATATTCCAGACGCGAGGGGAACGTACATAGGAAACAGAAAGCCGGAAAGCGGCCCAAACGCCTTGACACCATTATCGTTGAATAA
- the LOC100122294 gene encoding ribosomal protein S6 kinase alpha-4 isoform X2: protein MTLVAEHPSDIGSSVEVEEENGRLPTKNSEHESGYFEDGSDLEERRRTAKQSAESSGWSSSSCSRSCGLTKAINELEVRDSPASPDPEDDEVYRTLERRNETRPKVNLADSGGQRVDMTHFDLLKVLGTGAYGKVFLVRKRIGVDVGQLYAMKVLKKATIVQKKKMTEHTKTERQVLEAVRDSPFLVTLHYAFQTDAKLHLILDYVSGGELFTHLYQRDKFTEDEVRIYVGEIILALEQLHKLGIIYRDIKLENILLDREGHIILTDFGLSKEFLPHERDSNPRTYSFCGTIEYMAPEVVRGGSAGHNVAVDWWSVGVLTYELLTGSSPFTVEGEKNTQSEISRRILKMDPPMPTFLSPTVRDFIARLLTKDPRVRLGGGPRDAKELKEHDFFRIAPPPFNWSALERREVPPPFVPRITHELDTSNFSEEFTKMVAEDSPAVVPPNYDKVFRGYSYVAPSVIFSDNVVSNGLLASRPASPEQPRTDAFATRFEDSTFFQQYELDIHEEPLGDGSFSVCRRCRHRQTGQEFAVKILSRRVDCGHEASLLRSCQGHPNIVKLIEVHQDRAHNYIVMELLSGGELLTRSRTAPFSEQQASAIMRQLGSALRFMHSRGVLHRDIKPENLVFAHSGPDAPIKLVDFGFACMKRSCEPLHTPCFTLPYAAPEVLANLDYDESCDIWSLGAVLYSMLSDRPPFRTGSPDLASRISSGEVDFDSEDMRTKISSLGRQLLKGLLAPEPSQRLTASAFVNHPWVQQDSTAGPDITIIETVYNYAPSQQERVEGFRLKEVDGAKLAQRRKMHKRSSSVSSSASTTSSSMSVQVLRPPSSTATTNTNTSRNSSSPTQRSAFDFGEDKVNEYLSGLSSSSDSNSSPRMATVRPARSDQMDDDNRRTKKRKKEEPQVTCKSGMNSGNSADGPVTRSKKRKLEQTTSSSDSSFDNTEAVRYSRREGNVHRKQKAGKRPKRLDTIIVE from the exons CCGGATCCAGAAGACGACGAGGTGTACAGGACTCTCGAGAGACGCAACGAGACACGTCCAAAAG TTAATCTAGCCGATAGCGGAGGCCAAAGAGTTGACATGACGCATTTCGACCTACTTAAAGTCCTTGGAACCGGAG CTTACGGCAAAGTGTTCCTGGTGCGCAAGCGAATAGGCGTGGACGTTGGTCAACTCTACGCCATGAAGGTCCTGAAGAAGGCGACCATCGTCCAGAAGAAAAAGATGACCGAGCACACGAAGACCGAGAGGCAAGTCCTCGAGGCGGTTCGCGACAGTCCTTTCCTGGTCACGCTGCACTACGCCTTCCAAACGGACGCCAAGCTGCACTTGATTTTAG ATTACGTCAGCGGCGGCGAGCTGTTCACACACCTGTACCAGCGGGACAAGTTCACGGAGGACGAGGTGCGCATCTACGTCGGCGAGATAATCCTCGCCCTCGAGCAGCTGCACAAG CTGGGTATAATCTACCGAGATATAAAGCTGGAGAACATCCTGCTGGACCGAGAGGGTCACATCATCCTGACGGACTTTGGCCTGAGCAAGGAGTTCCTGCCACACGAGAGAGACAGCAACCCCAGGACCTACTCGTTCTGCGGCACCATCGAGTACATGGCCCCCGAGGTCGTTCGCGGTGGATCTGCCGGACACAATGTC GCTGTTGATTGGTGGAGCGTTGGCGTCCTGACCTATGAGCTCCTCACCGGCTCCTCTCCCTTCACCGTTGAGGGCGAGAAGAACACGCAATCGGAGATCTCCAGACGCATCCTCAAAATGGACCCACCTATGCCAACGTTTCTCAGCCCGACCGTGCGTGACTTCATCGCTCGCCTGCTGACAAAGGATCCACGCGTGCGACTAGGCGGTGGACCCCGTGACGCCAAAGAACTCAAGGAGCACGACTTCTTCCGCATAGCCCCACCGCCGTTCAACTGGTCCGCGCTCGAACGCCGCGAGGTGCCGCCTCCCTTCGTGCCGCGCATCACCCACGAGCTCGACACCAGCAACTTCTCCGAGGAGTTCACCAAGATGGTCGCTGAAGACAGCCCAGCCGTCGTCCCACCAAACTACGACAAGGTCTTCCGCGGCTACTCCTACGTCGCGCCATCCGTCATCTTCAGCGACAACGTCGTCTCCAACGGGCTTCTCGCCTCGCGTCCGGCTTCCCCCGAGCAGCCGCGTACCGACGCTTTCGCCACTCGCTTCGAGGATTCCACCTTCTTCCAACAATATGAGCTCGACATTCACGAGGAACCCCTCGGCGACGGTAGCTTCTCCGTCTGCCGTCGCTGCCGGCATCGCCAGACCGGCCAAGAGTTCGCTGTCAAGATCCTATCGCGGCGCGTCGACTGTGGCCACGAGGCCAGCCTCCTCCGCTCCTGCCAGGGCCACCCGAACATCGTCAAGCTCATCGAGGTGCACCAGGACCGAGCACACAACTACATCGTCATGGAGCTGCTCTCGGGCGGCGAACTCCTGACCCGCTCGCGCACCGCGCCATTCAGCGAGCAGCAAGCCAGTGCGATCATGCGCCAACTCGGCTCGGCCTTGCGATTCATGCACTCGCGCGGCGTTCTGCACCGCGATATCAAACCCGAGAACCTGGTCTTTGCACACTCGGGTCCGGACGCGCCCATCAAGCTCGTCGACTTCGGCTTCGCTTGCATGAAGCGCTCCTGCGAGCCGCTGCACACTCCTTGCTTCACCCTGCCCTACGCAGCGCCCGAAGTCCTCGCTAACCTGGACTACGACGAGAGCTGCGACATCTGGAGCCTCGGCGCCGTCCTTTACTCAATGCTTTCGGACAGGCCGCCCTTCCGCACCGGCAGTCCCGATCTCGCTTCGCGCATCTCTTCCGGCGAGGTTGATTTCGACAGTGAAGACATGCGGACCAAGATCTCCAGCCTCGGCAGACAACTTCTCAAAGGACTGCTCGCTCCAGAGCCCAGCCAGAGACTCACCGCCTCGGCTTTCGTCAACCACCCGTGGGTTCAACAAGACAGCACTGCCGGGCCCGACATCACTATCATCGAGACCGTCTACAACTACGCTCCAAG CCAACAAGAGCGAGTCGAGGGATTCCGATTGAAGGAGGTGGACGGCGCCAAGCTCGCGCAGCGTCGCAAGATGCACAAGCGCTCCAGCTCCGTCTCGTCCTCGGCGTCCACGACCTCGTCCAGTATGTCAGTGCAGGTACTGCGCCCGCCCAGCAGTACTGCAACAACCAACACCAATACATCGCGCAACTCCAGTTCACCGACTCAGCGGTCGGCCTTCGACTTTGGCGAGGACAAGGTCAACGAGTACCTGTCCGGCCTATCCTCTTCCTCGGACTCCAACTCTTCACCAAGAATGGCGACTGTCCGACCCGCGAGGAGTGACCAAATGG ATGACGACAATAGGAGAACCAAAAAGCGGAAAAAGGAGGAACCGCAGGTCACTTGCAAGTCTGGCATGAACAGTGGCAATAGTGCAGATGGTCCAGTCACCAGATCGAAAAAGAGGAAGCTGGAACAAACGACGAGCAGTTCCGATAGTTCCTTCGACAATACGGAAGCGGTGCGATATTCCAGACGCGAGGGGAACGTACATAGGAAACAGAAAGCCGGAAAGCGGCCCAAACGCCTTGACACCATTATCGTTGAATAA
- the LOC100122294 gene encoding ribosomal protein S6 kinase alpha-5 isoform X4, which yields MSSSSSSSSSNISRNRGHQAETAMQPPPPRAAQTSSSNGGDGTSVTHVLTYVNLADSGGQRVDMTHFDLLKVLGTGAYGKVFLVRKRIGVDVGQLYAMKVLKKATIVQKKKMTEHTKTERQVLEAVRDSPFLVTLHYAFQTDAKLHLILDYVSGGELFTHLYQRDKFTEDEVRIYVGEIILALEQLHKLGIIYRDIKLENILLDREGHIILTDFGLSKEFLPHERDSNPRTYSFCGTIEYMAPEVVRGGSAGHNVAVDWWSVGVLTYELLTGSSPFTVEGEKNTQSEISRRILKMDPPMPTFLSPTVRDFIARLLTKDPRVRLGGGPRDAKELKEHDFFRIAPPPFNWSALERREVPPPFVPRITHELDTSNFSEEFTKMVAEDSPAVVPPNYDKVFRGYSYVAPSVIFSDNVVSNGLLASRPASPEQPRTDAFATRFEDSTFFQQYELDIHEEPLGDGSFSVCRRCRHRQTGQEFAVKILSRRVDCGHEASLLRSCQGHPNIVKLIEVHQDRAHNYIVMELLSGGELLTRSRTAPFSEQQASAIMRQLGSALRFMHSRGVLHRDIKPENLVFAHSGPDAPIKLVDFGFACMKRSCEPLHTPCFTLPYAAPEVLANLDYDESCDIWSLGAVLYSMLSDRPPFRTGSPDLASRISSGEVDFDSEDMRTKISSLGRQLLKGLLAPEPSQRLTASAFVNHPWVQQDSTAGPDITIIETVYNYAPSQQERVEGFRLKEVDGAKLAQRRKMHKRSSSVSSSASTTSSSMSVQVLRPPSSTATTNTNTSRNSSSPTQRSAFDFGEDKVNEYLSGLSSSSDSNSSPRMATVRPARSDQMDDDNRRTKKRKKEEPQVTCKSGMNSGNSADGPVTRSKKRKLEQTTSSSDSSFDNTEAVRYSRREGNVHRKQKAGKRPKRLDTIIVE from the exons TTAATCTAGCCGATAGCGGAGGCCAAAGAGTTGACATGACGCATTTCGACCTACTTAAAGTCCTTGGAACCGGAG CTTACGGCAAAGTGTTCCTGGTGCGCAAGCGAATAGGCGTGGACGTTGGTCAACTCTACGCCATGAAGGTCCTGAAGAAGGCGACCATCGTCCAGAAGAAAAAGATGACCGAGCACACGAAGACCGAGAGGCAAGTCCTCGAGGCGGTTCGCGACAGTCCTTTCCTGGTCACGCTGCACTACGCCTTCCAAACGGACGCCAAGCTGCACTTGATTTTAG ATTACGTCAGCGGCGGCGAGCTGTTCACACACCTGTACCAGCGGGACAAGTTCACGGAGGACGAGGTGCGCATCTACGTCGGCGAGATAATCCTCGCCCTCGAGCAGCTGCACAAG CTGGGTATAATCTACCGAGATATAAAGCTGGAGAACATCCTGCTGGACCGAGAGGGTCACATCATCCTGACGGACTTTGGCCTGAGCAAGGAGTTCCTGCCACACGAGAGAGACAGCAACCCCAGGACCTACTCGTTCTGCGGCACCATCGAGTACATGGCCCCCGAGGTCGTTCGCGGTGGATCTGCCGGACACAATGTC GCTGTTGATTGGTGGAGCGTTGGCGTCCTGACCTATGAGCTCCTCACCGGCTCCTCTCCCTTCACCGTTGAGGGCGAGAAGAACACGCAATCGGAGATCTCCAGACGCATCCTCAAAATGGACCCACCTATGCCAACGTTTCTCAGCCCGACCGTGCGTGACTTCATCGCTCGCCTGCTGACAAAGGATCCACGCGTGCGACTAGGCGGTGGACCCCGTGACGCCAAAGAACTCAAGGAGCACGACTTCTTCCGCATAGCCCCACCGCCGTTCAACTGGTCCGCGCTCGAACGCCGCGAGGTGCCGCCTCCCTTCGTGCCGCGCATCACCCACGAGCTCGACACCAGCAACTTCTCCGAGGAGTTCACCAAGATGGTCGCTGAAGACAGCCCAGCCGTCGTCCCACCAAACTACGACAAGGTCTTCCGCGGCTACTCCTACGTCGCGCCATCCGTCATCTTCAGCGACAACGTCGTCTCCAACGGGCTTCTCGCCTCGCGTCCGGCTTCCCCCGAGCAGCCGCGTACCGACGCTTTCGCCACTCGCTTCGAGGATTCCACCTTCTTCCAACAATATGAGCTCGACATTCACGAGGAACCCCTCGGCGACGGTAGCTTCTCCGTCTGCCGTCGCTGCCGGCATCGCCAGACCGGCCAAGAGTTCGCTGTCAAGATCCTATCGCGGCGCGTCGACTGTGGCCACGAGGCCAGCCTCCTCCGCTCCTGCCAGGGCCACCCGAACATCGTCAAGCTCATCGAGGTGCACCAGGACCGAGCACACAACTACATCGTCATGGAGCTGCTCTCGGGCGGCGAACTCCTGACCCGCTCGCGCACCGCGCCATTCAGCGAGCAGCAAGCCAGTGCGATCATGCGCCAACTCGGCTCGGCCTTGCGATTCATGCACTCGCGCGGCGTTCTGCACCGCGATATCAAACCCGAGAACCTGGTCTTTGCACACTCGGGTCCGGACGCGCCCATCAAGCTCGTCGACTTCGGCTTCGCTTGCATGAAGCGCTCCTGCGAGCCGCTGCACACTCCTTGCTTCACCCTGCCCTACGCAGCGCCCGAAGTCCTCGCTAACCTGGACTACGACGAGAGCTGCGACATCTGGAGCCTCGGCGCCGTCCTTTACTCAATGCTTTCGGACAGGCCGCCCTTCCGCACCGGCAGTCCCGATCTCGCTTCGCGCATCTCTTCCGGCGAGGTTGATTTCGACAGTGAAGACATGCGGACCAAGATCTCCAGCCTCGGCAGACAACTTCTCAAAGGACTGCTCGCTCCAGAGCCCAGCCAGAGACTCACCGCCTCGGCTTTCGTCAACCACCCGTGGGTTCAACAAGACAGCACTGCCGGGCCCGACATCACTATCATCGAGACCGTCTACAACTACGCTCCAAG CCAACAAGAGCGAGTCGAGGGATTCCGATTGAAGGAGGTGGACGGCGCCAAGCTCGCGCAGCGTCGCAAGATGCACAAGCGCTCCAGCTCCGTCTCGTCCTCGGCGTCCACGACCTCGTCCAGTATGTCAGTGCAGGTACTGCGCCCGCCCAGCAGTACTGCAACAACCAACACCAATACATCGCGCAACTCCAGTTCACCGACTCAGCGGTCGGCCTTCGACTTTGGCGAGGACAAGGTCAACGAGTACCTGTCCGGCCTATCCTCTTCCTCGGACTCCAACTCTTCACCAAGAATGGCGACTGTCCGACCCGCGAGGAGTGACCAAATGG ATGACGACAATAGGAGAACCAAAAAGCGGAAAAAGGAGGAACCGCAGGTCACTTGCAAGTCTGGCATGAACAGTGGCAATAGTGCAGATGGTCCAGTCACCAGATCGAAAAAGAGGAAGCTGGAACAAACGACGAGCAGTTCCGATAGTTCCTTCGACAATACGGAAGCGGTGCGATATTCCAGACGCGAGGGGAACGTACATAGGAAACAGAAAGCCGGAAAGCGGCCCAAACGCCTTGACACCATTATCGTTGAATAA